One window of the Syngnathus typhle isolate RoL2023-S1 ecotype Sweden linkage group LG21, RoL_Styp_1.0, whole genome shotgun sequence genome contains the following:
- the LOC133145702 gene encoding diacylglycerol kinase iota-like isoform X9, giving the protein MPCPVCPSPPTSYIDRQTDGEIHFGRKQSLRWRALPIPARHENDGSLTRPSTRQENAVNGDQLWMETSCSGELCYLGEDACLLKAAKSAPRRKCAACKIVVHTSCTEQLEKINFRCKPTFREGGSRCLRDASLPTGGPSGARCKAAPSALCRQNVLRHHWVHRRRQDGKCKQCGKSFQQKFFHSKEIVAISCSWCKQAFHNKVTCFMLHQIEEPCSLGAHAAVIVPPSWIIRVRKPQSLLKNSARRKKRTSFKRRTSKKGPDESKCRPFMLKPLPSPLMKPILVFVNPKSGGNQGAKLLQMFMWILNPRQVFDLSQGGLREARANGKRTR; this is encoded by the exons ATGCCCTGCCCTGTCTGCCCAAGCCCGCCCACTTCAtacatagacagacagacagacggggaAATTCACTTTGGGAGAAAGCAAAGTCTCCGCTGGCGCGCTCTGCCAATCCCAGCCCGCCACGAAAATGATGGCAGTCTCACCCGCCCTTCCACCCGGCAGGAGAACGCCGTCAACGGCGACCAGCTGTGGATGGAGACCAGCTGCTCGGGCGAACTCTGCTACCTCGGGGAGGACGCCTGCCTGCTCAAGGCTGCG AAGTCTGCCcccaggaggaagtgcgccgccTGCAAGATCGTCGTCCACACCAGCTGCACCGAGCAGCTGGAGAAG ATCAACTTCAGGTGCAAGCCGACTTTCAGGGAAGGAGGCTCGCGGTGCCTGCGAGATGCAAGTCTCCCGACGGGAGGTCCGAGCGGGGCCAGGTGTAAGGCGGCGCCGTCTGCTCTCTGCCGGCAGAACGTGCTGAGGCACCACTGGGTGCACCGCCGGCGCCAGGACGGCAAGTGCAAGCAGTGCGGGAAG AGCTTTCAGCAAAAGTTCTTCCACAGTAAAGAAATCGTCGCCATCAGCTGTTCGTGGTGCAAGCAGGCT TTCCACAACAAGGTCACGTGCTTCATGCTGCACCAGATCGAGGAACCGTGCTCGCTGGGCGCCCACGCCGCCGTCATCGTGCCTCCGTCCTGGATCATCAGAGTCAGGAAACCGCAG AGCTTGCTCAAGAACTCGGCCAGGAGGAAAAAGCGCACGTCTTTCAAGCGCAGGACCAGCAAGAAGGGGCCGGAT GAGTCCAAATGCCGGCCGTTCATGCTGAAGCCGCTGCCCTCGCCGCTCATGAAGCCCATCCTGGTCTTCGTCAACCCCAAGAGCGGAGGCAACCAG GGCGCCAAGCTGCTCCAGATGTTCATGTGGATCCTGAACCCGCGGCAAGTCTTTGACCTGTCGCAGGGCGGCCTTCGGGAGGC CAGAGCTAATGGCAAAAGGACGCGTTGA
- the LOC133145702 gene encoding diacylglycerol kinase iota-like isoform X2: MPCPVCPSPPTSYIDRQTDGEIHFGRKQSLRWRALPIPARHENDGSLTRPSTRQENAVNGDQLWMETSCSGELCYLGEDACLLKAAKSAPRRKCAACKIVVHTSCTEQLEKINFRCKPTFREGGSRCLRDASLPTGGPSGARCKAAPSALCRQNVLRHHWVHRRRQDGKCKQCGKSFQQKFFHSKEIVAISCSWCKQAFHNKVTCFMLHQIEEPCSLGAHAAVIVPPSWIIRVRKPQSLLKNSARRKKRTSFKRRTSKKGPDESKCRPFMLKPLPSPLMKPILVFVNPKSGGNQGAKLLQMFMWILNPRQVFDLSQGGLREAGRQSCKIIATRGRQNSELMAKGRVEIHDPLANLNDLSRPDADNLQDTLAFRLLMAYTKRRRRRWEKKSQTSVEDGAPDSTCTWLLPAESQEEAPPPKTKRKKAPVEHFDVHQATAGQMSP, encoded by the exons ATGCCCTGCCCTGTCTGCCCAAGCCCGCCCACTTCAtacatagacagacagacagacggggaAATTCACTTTGGGAGAAAGCAAAGTCTCCGCTGGCGCGCTCTGCCAATCCCAGCCCGCCACGAAAATGATGGCAGTCTCACCCGCCCTTCCACCCGGCAGGAGAACGCCGTCAACGGCGACCAGCTGTGGATGGAGACCAGCTGCTCGGGCGAACTCTGCTACCTCGGGGAGGACGCCTGCCTGCTCAAGGCTGCG AAGTCTGCCcccaggaggaagtgcgccgccTGCAAGATCGTCGTCCACACCAGCTGCACCGAGCAGCTGGAGAAG ATCAACTTCAGGTGCAAGCCGACTTTCAGGGAAGGAGGCTCGCGGTGCCTGCGAGATGCAAGTCTCCCGACGGGAGGTCCGAGCGGGGCCAGGTGTAAGGCGGCGCCGTCTGCTCTCTGCCGGCAGAACGTGCTGAGGCACCACTGGGTGCACCGCCGGCGCCAGGACGGCAAGTGCAAGCAGTGCGGGAAG AGCTTTCAGCAAAAGTTCTTCCACAGTAAAGAAATCGTCGCCATCAGCTGTTCGTGGTGCAAGCAGGCT TTCCACAACAAGGTCACGTGCTTCATGCTGCACCAGATCGAGGAACCGTGCTCGCTGGGCGCCCACGCCGCCGTCATCGTGCCTCCGTCCTGGATCATCAGAGTCAGGAAACCGCAG AGCTTGCTCAAGAACTCGGCCAGGAGGAAAAAGCGCACGTCTTTCAAGCGCAGGACCAGCAAGAAGGGGCCGGAT GAGTCCAAATGCCGGCCGTTCATGCTGAAGCCGCTGCCCTCGCCGCTCATGAAGCCCATCCTGGTCTTCGTCAACCCCAAGAGCGGAGGCAACCAG GGCGCCAAGCTGCTCCAGATGTTCATGTGGATCCTGAACCCGCGGCAAGTCTTTGACCTGTCGCAGGGCGGCCTTCGGGAGGC AGGGCGACAAAGCTGTAAGATCATCGCCACCAGAGGGCGACAAAACT CAGAGCTAATGGCAAAAGGACGCGTTGAAATTCATGACCCTTTGGCCAACCTCAACGACCTGAGCAGGCCAGACGCAGACAACCTGCAAGACACGCTGGCGTTTCGGCTCCTGATGGCGTACACCAAGAGGAGACGGCGGCGGTGGGAGAAGAAGAGCCAGACGTCCGTCGAGGACGGGGCTCCGGACTCGACTTGCACGTGGTTGCTGCCGGCCGAGAGCCAAGAAGAAGCGCCGCCGCCAAAGACCAAGAGGAAAAAAGCGCCTGTCGAACATTTTGATGTGCATCAAGCCACAGCCGGACAAATGTCACCATGA
- the LOC133145702 gene encoding diacylglycerol kinase iota-like isoform X11: MPCPVCPSPPTSYIDRQTDGEIHFGRKQSLRWRALPIPARHENDGSLTRPSTRQENAVNGDQLWMETSCSGELCYLGEDACLLKAAKSAPRRKCAACKIVVHTSCTEQLEKINFRCKPTFREGGSRCLRDASLPTGGPSGARCKAAPSALCRQNVLRHHWVHRRRQDGKCKQCGKSFQQKFFHSKEIVAISCSWCKQAFHNKVTCFMLHQIEEPCSLGAHAAVIVPPSWIIRVRKPQSLLKNSARRKKRTSFKRRTSKKGPDESKCRPFMLKPLPSPLMKPILVFVNPKSGGNQGAKLLQMFMWILNPRQVFDLSQGGLREAANGKRTR, from the exons ATGCCCTGCCCTGTCTGCCCAAGCCCGCCCACTTCAtacatagacagacagacagacggggaAATTCACTTTGGGAGAAAGCAAAGTCTCCGCTGGCGCGCTCTGCCAATCCCAGCCCGCCACGAAAATGATGGCAGTCTCACCCGCCCTTCCACCCGGCAGGAGAACGCCGTCAACGGCGACCAGCTGTGGATGGAGACCAGCTGCTCGGGCGAACTCTGCTACCTCGGGGAGGACGCCTGCCTGCTCAAGGCTGCG AAGTCTGCCcccaggaggaagtgcgccgccTGCAAGATCGTCGTCCACACCAGCTGCACCGAGCAGCTGGAGAAG ATCAACTTCAGGTGCAAGCCGACTTTCAGGGAAGGAGGCTCGCGGTGCCTGCGAGATGCAAGTCTCCCGACGGGAGGTCCGAGCGGGGCCAGGTGTAAGGCGGCGCCGTCTGCTCTCTGCCGGCAGAACGTGCTGAGGCACCACTGGGTGCACCGCCGGCGCCAGGACGGCAAGTGCAAGCAGTGCGGGAAG AGCTTTCAGCAAAAGTTCTTCCACAGTAAAGAAATCGTCGCCATCAGCTGTTCGTGGTGCAAGCAGGCT TTCCACAACAAGGTCACGTGCTTCATGCTGCACCAGATCGAGGAACCGTGCTCGCTGGGCGCCCACGCCGCCGTCATCGTGCCTCCGTCCTGGATCATCAGAGTCAGGAAACCGCAG AGCTTGCTCAAGAACTCGGCCAGGAGGAAAAAGCGCACGTCTTTCAAGCGCAGGACCAGCAAGAAGGGGCCGGAT GAGTCCAAATGCCGGCCGTTCATGCTGAAGCCGCTGCCCTCGCCGCTCATGAAGCCCATCCTGGTCTTCGTCAACCCCAAGAGCGGAGGCAACCAG GGCGCCAAGCTGCTCCAGATGTTCATGTGGATCCTGAACCCGCGGCAAGTCTTTGACCTGTCGCAGGGCGGCCTTCGGGAGGC AGCTAATGGCAAAAGGACGCGTTGA
- the LOC133145702 gene encoding diacylglycerol kinase iota-like isoform X8 yields MPCPVCPSPPTSYIDRQTDGEIHFGRKQSLRWRALPIPARHENDGSLTRPSTRQENAVNGDQLWMETSCSGELCYLGEDACLLKAAKSAPRRKCAACKIVVHTSCTEQLEKINFRCKPTFREGGSRCLRDASLPTGGPSGARCKAAPSALCRQNVLRHHWVHRRRQDGKCKQCGKSFQQKFFHSKEIVAISCSWCKQAFHNKVTCFMLHQIEEPCSLGAHAAVIVPPSWIIRVRKPQSLLKNSARRKKRTSFKRRTSKKGPDESKCRPFMLKPLPSPLMKPILVFVNPKSGGNQGAKLLQMFMWILNPRQVFDLSQGGLREAGRQNCKIIATRGRQN; encoded by the exons ATGCCCTGCCCTGTCTGCCCAAGCCCGCCCACTTCAtacatagacagacagacagacggggaAATTCACTTTGGGAGAAAGCAAAGTCTCCGCTGGCGCGCTCTGCCAATCCCAGCCCGCCACGAAAATGATGGCAGTCTCACCCGCCCTTCCACCCGGCAGGAGAACGCCGTCAACGGCGACCAGCTGTGGATGGAGACCAGCTGCTCGGGCGAACTCTGCTACCTCGGGGAGGACGCCTGCCTGCTCAAGGCTGCG AAGTCTGCCcccaggaggaagtgcgccgccTGCAAGATCGTCGTCCACACCAGCTGCACCGAGCAGCTGGAGAAG ATCAACTTCAGGTGCAAGCCGACTTTCAGGGAAGGAGGCTCGCGGTGCCTGCGAGATGCAAGTCTCCCGACGGGAGGTCCGAGCGGGGCCAGGTGTAAGGCGGCGCCGTCTGCTCTCTGCCGGCAGAACGTGCTGAGGCACCACTGGGTGCACCGCCGGCGCCAGGACGGCAAGTGCAAGCAGTGCGGGAAG AGCTTTCAGCAAAAGTTCTTCCACAGTAAAGAAATCGTCGCCATCAGCTGTTCGTGGTGCAAGCAGGCT TTCCACAACAAGGTCACGTGCTTCATGCTGCACCAGATCGAGGAACCGTGCTCGCTGGGCGCCCACGCCGCCGTCATCGTGCCTCCGTCCTGGATCATCAGAGTCAGGAAACCGCAG AGCTTGCTCAAGAACTCGGCCAGGAGGAAAAAGCGCACGTCTTTCAAGCGCAGGACCAGCAAGAAGGGGCCGGAT GAGTCCAAATGCCGGCCGTTCATGCTGAAGCCGCTGCCCTCGCCGCTCATGAAGCCCATCCTGGTCTTCGTCAACCCCAAGAGCGGAGGCAACCAG GGCGCCAAGCTGCTCCAGATGTTCATGTGGATCCTGAACCCGCGGCAAGTCTTTGACCTGTCGCAGGGCGGCCTTCGGGAGGC
- the LOC133145702 gene encoding diacylglycerol kinase iota-like isoform X7: MPCPVCPSPPTSYIDRQTDGEIHFGRKQSLRWRALPIPARHENDGSLTRPSTRQENAVNGDQLWMETSCSGELCYLGEDACLLKAAKSAPRRKCAACKIVVHTSCTEQLEKINFRCKPTFREGGSRCLRDASLPTGGPSGARCKAAPSALCRQNVLRHHWVHRRRQDGKCKQCGKSFQQKFFHSKEIVAISCSWCKQAFHNKVTCFMLHQIEEPCSLGAHAAVIVPPSWIIRVRKPQSLLKNSARRKKRTSFKRRTSKKGPDESKCRPFMLKPLPSPLMKPILVFVNPKSGGNQGAKLLQMFMWILNPRQVFDLSQGGLREAGRQSCKIIATRGRQN, translated from the exons ATGCCCTGCCCTGTCTGCCCAAGCCCGCCCACTTCAtacatagacagacagacagacggggaAATTCACTTTGGGAGAAAGCAAAGTCTCCGCTGGCGCGCTCTGCCAATCCCAGCCCGCCACGAAAATGATGGCAGTCTCACCCGCCCTTCCACCCGGCAGGAGAACGCCGTCAACGGCGACCAGCTGTGGATGGAGACCAGCTGCTCGGGCGAACTCTGCTACCTCGGGGAGGACGCCTGCCTGCTCAAGGCTGCG AAGTCTGCCcccaggaggaagtgcgccgccTGCAAGATCGTCGTCCACACCAGCTGCACCGAGCAGCTGGAGAAG ATCAACTTCAGGTGCAAGCCGACTTTCAGGGAAGGAGGCTCGCGGTGCCTGCGAGATGCAAGTCTCCCGACGGGAGGTCCGAGCGGGGCCAGGTGTAAGGCGGCGCCGTCTGCTCTCTGCCGGCAGAACGTGCTGAGGCACCACTGGGTGCACCGCCGGCGCCAGGACGGCAAGTGCAAGCAGTGCGGGAAG AGCTTTCAGCAAAAGTTCTTCCACAGTAAAGAAATCGTCGCCATCAGCTGTTCGTGGTGCAAGCAGGCT TTCCACAACAAGGTCACGTGCTTCATGCTGCACCAGATCGAGGAACCGTGCTCGCTGGGCGCCCACGCCGCCGTCATCGTGCCTCCGTCCTGGATCATCAGAGTCAGGAAACCGCAG AGCTTGCTCAAGAACTCGGCCAGGAGGAAAAAGCGCACGTCTTTCAAGCGCAGGACCAGCAAGAAGGGGCCGGAT GAGTCCAAATGCCGGCCGTTCATGCTGAAGCCGCTGCCCTCGCCGCTCATGAAGCCCATCCTGGTCTTCGTCAACCCCAAGAGCGGAGGCAACCAG GGCGCCAAGCTGCTCCAGATGTTCATGTGGATCCTGAACCCGCGGCAAGTCTTTGACCTGTCGCAGGGCGGCCTTCGGGAGGC AGGGCGACAAAGCTGTAAGATCATCGCCACCAGAGGGCGACAAAACT AG
- the LOC133145702 gene encoding diacylglycerol kinase iota-like isoform X6 — MPCPVCPSPPTSYIDRQTDGEIHFGRKQSLRWRALPIPARHENDGSLTRPSTRQENAVNGDQLWMETSCSGELCYLGEDACLLKAAKSAPRRKCAACKIVVHTSCTEQLEKINFRCKPTFREGGSRCLRDASLPTGGPSGARCKAAPSALCRQNVLRHHWVHRRRQDGKCKQCGKSFQQKFFHSKEIVAISCSWCKQAFHNKVTCFMLHQIEEPCSLGAHAAVIVPPSWIIRVRKPQSLLKNSARRKKRTSFKRRTSKKGPDESKCRPFMLKPLPSPLMKPILVFVNPKSGGNQGAKLLQMFMWILNPRQVFDLSQGGLREAFGNPNGICLVLSMKSQDALL; from the exons ATGCCCTGCCCTGTCTGCCCAAGCCCGCCCACTTCAtacatagacagacagacagacggggaAATTCACTTTGGGAGAAAGCAAAGTCTCCGCTGGCGCGCTCTGCCAATCCCAGCCCGCCACGAAAATGATGGCAGTCTCACCCGCCCTTCCACCCGGCAGGAGAACGCCGTCAACGGCGACCAGCTGTGGATGGAGACCAGCTGCTCGGGCGAACTCTGCTACCTCGGGGAGGACGCCTGCCTGCTCAAGGCTGCG AAGTCTGCCcccaggaggaagtgcgccgccTGCAAGATCGTCGTCCACACCAGCTGCACCGAGCAGCTGGAGAAG ATCAACTTCAGGTGCAAGCCGACTTTCAGGGAAGGAGGCTCGCGGTGCCTGCGAGATGCAAGTCTCCCGACGGGAGGTCCGAGCGGGGCCAGGTGTAAGGCGGCGCCGTCTGCTCTCTGCCGGCAGAACGTGCTGAGGCACCACTGGGTGCACCGCCGGCGCCAGGACGGCAAGTGCAAGCAGTGCGGGAAG AGCTTTCAGCAAAAGTTCTTCCACAGTAAAGAAATCGTCGCCATCAGCTGTTCGTGGTGCAAGCAGGCT TTCCACAACAAGGTCACGTGCTTCATGCTGCACCAGATCGAGGAACCGTGCTCGCTGGGCGCCCACGCCGCCGTCATCGTGCCTCCGTCCTGGATCATCAGAGTCAGGAAACCGCAG AGCTTGCTCAAGAACTCGGCCAGGAGGAAAAAGCGCACGTCTTTCAAGCGCAGGACCAGCAAGAAGGGGCCGGAT GAGTCCAAATGCCGGCCGTTCATGCTGAAGCCGCTGCCCTCGCCGCTCATGAAGCCCATCCTGGTCTTCGTCAACCCCAAGAGCGGAGGCAACCAG GGCGCCAAGCTGCTCCAGATGTTCATGTGGATCCTGAACCCGCGGCAAGTCTTTGACCTGTCGCAGGGCGGCCTTCGGGAGGC CTTCGGTAACCCAAACGGGATTTGCTTGGTACTTTCGATGAAGTCACAAGACGCACTTTTGTGA
- the LOC133145702 gene encoding diacylglycerol kinase iota-like isoform X10: MPCPVCPSPPTSYIDRQTDGEIHFGRKQSLRWRALPIPARHENDGSLTRPSTRQENAVNGDQLWMETSCSGELCYLGEDACLLKAAKSAPRRKCAACKIVVHTSCTEQLEKINFRCKPTFREGGSRCLRDASLPTGGPSGARCKAAPSALCRQNVLRHHWVHRRRQDGKCKQCGKSFQQKFFHSKEIVAISCSWCKQAFHNKVTCFMLHQIEEPCSLGAHAAVIVPPSWIIRVRKPQSLLKNSARRKKRTSFKRRTSKKGPDESKCRPFMLKPLPSPLMKPILVFVNPKSGGNQGAKLLQMFMWILNPRQVFDLSQGGLREARANGKRTR; the protein is encoded by the exons ATGCCCTGCCCTGTCTGCCCAAGCCCGCCCACTTCAtacatagacagacagacagacggggaAATTCACTTTGGGAGAAAGCAAAGTCTCCGCTGGCGCGCTCTGCCAATCCCAGCCCGCCACGAAAATGATGGCAGTCTCACCCGCCCTTCCACCCGGCAGGAGAACGCCGTCAACGGCGACCAGCTGTGGATGGAGACCAGCTGCTCGGGCGAACTCTGCTACCTCGGGGAGGACGCCTGCCTGCTCAAGGCTGCG AAGTCTGCCcccaggaggaagtgcgccgccTGCAAGATCGTCGTCCACACCAGCTGCACCGAGCAGCTGGAGAAG ATCAACTTCAGGTGCAAGCCGACTTTCAGGGAAGGAGGCTCGCGGTGCCTGCGAGATGCAAGTCTCCCGACGGGAGGTCCGAGCGGGGCCAGGTGTAAGGCGGCGCCGTCTGCTCTCTGCCGGCAGAACGTGCTGAGGCACCACTGGGTGCACCGCCGGCGCCAGGACGGCAAGTGCAAGCAGTGCGGGAAG AGCTTTCAGCAAAAGTTCTTCCACAGTAAAGAAATCGTCGCCATCAGCTGTTCGTGGTGCAAGCAGGCT TTCCACAACAAGGTCACGTGCTTCATGCTGCACCAGATCGAGGAACCGTGCTCGCTGGGCGCCCACGCCGCCGTCATCGTGCCTCCGTCCTGGATCATCAGAGTCAGGAAACCGCAG AGCTTGCTCAAGAACTCGGCCAGGAGGAAAAAGCGCACGTCTTTCAAGCGCAGGACCAGCAAGAAGGGGCCGGAT GAGTCCAAATGCCGGCCGTTCATGCTGAAGCCGCTGCCCTCGCCGCTCATGAAGCCCATCCTGGTCTTCGTCAACCCCAAGAGCGGAGGCAACCAG GGCGCCAAGCTGCTCCAGATGTTCATGTGGATCCTGAACCCGCGGCAAGTCTTTGACCTGTCGCAGGGCGGCCTTCGGGAGGC